The DNA window AATCCTACAAAAATGTCGCTCGCCCAGATCAACGCAAACATCTGCCGGAGTGTGGTAGGGATTCGAAGCGTCGGTAAGCCACGGTTCTCGAGCCCGTGTTTGTGGATTTCGAGCACCGTCCCGCGCTCCGACAGAGCACCCGCGAGTTGAAGCCACCGTTCACGATGCCATGGATGCCCTTCGCGAGGAGCGGTCGTGGAGTACGGATGGATAGCAATTATCGGTCGCGGATACTGCTCTAAAATGTCGAGTGCCCATGCCATCTCCCTTTGGCTGAGGTGAATGGACGGGCGCAAGAAGCGTGGACGCAATCCGTACTCGCCGCACACGTTCTCGATCACATGGCTGTACTGGCAGCAGTTGTCCATTTCCGCGTTGATTTCTACCATGATTGCGGGATCGATCTCGTCAGCGTTACGGATTTCCCTGATGTACGGATTGTGCGCCCACGCCGGGTATGCTTCCTCATTCTCCACAATGCCAACCGATGGGCGAATCGGTGCGGTGAGTACGTTGAGCCTTCTCCCGGCTGAGTGGGCGAAATCATCAACGAGCCGAGTAAACGCCAACACGTTTCCAACCCCAACGCTATTTGGCACCGCCAAATCGCAGTTGTACTTCTGTGCGTACCGTCTGGATGCCTCGAAAGGCGGAGTGGAGAGAAAGCTGACGTTCCCTTGAACCAGACGTATTGCGTGCGGAAGCGGACTCATAATTTCTTATTATCAACCGTTGATGAGTGGGGAGGGTCCCCACATAATGTTCTAATATAGCCGCCAGACAAATGTCCGAAAGAGTTGAGCCCTCAGGCAGGAACATGTTGCCGTGGATGGTGACGGAGAAGCATGCGCCGCTGGCTCGCTTCTCCGACCTGTGTGTAAATCTGAGTGGTACTGATCGAGCGGTGACCAAGCAGATGCTGGATGTATCGAATGTCCACGCCGTCTTCATGCAAAAGGGTTGCTACGGAGTGCCGAAGCATGTGGGGGGTGACGTGAAGATGAAGTCCCGCCGCGACTCCATGTTTTCTCAGAATGGTCCTGACGGCCTGTTCCGAGAGGCGTTGTCCCGACCGAGCCAGAAAGAACCACTCCGACGTGCCGGCTTCCCGGTGTTCGAGGTACTGGAGCAGGGCATCGAGGGATTTCGGGTGGCAGAGCTGTACAACCCGCTCGCGTGATCCTTTTCCTAAGATGCGGATGCTCCCGACTTTCAGGTCGACGTCATCGGGCGTGAGCGTACAAACTTCCGCAACACGGGCGCCAGTGGCAAACAGCGTTTCTAAGACCGCGAGATCACGAATAAGTGCCCTGTGGCGGCGGCTGCCGACGGGCGTCGCGGCCAAGGTGCAGTACAGATACTGGAACAAGCGCGTGATTTGATCTAGCGGAACTGTACGAGGCAAACGACGAGGTTCCCGGATCCGAACGTCCATTTTGTGGAAGGGACTCACGGGGATGATGTCCTCCCGCTCAAGGAAACGAAAGAGCGACTTCAGCGTGGCCACCTTACGCTTCATGCTTCGGGGTGCGAGGATCCCATGCAGGTGCCGGATGTAAGTTCCGAGCTCAGTTCGGCTGATCGCCTCAACCCCGTGTGTTGTTAGAGGCTGGTCACCAAAAAATGCTGCGAACTGCCGTAGGTCTGTACTATAGGCACGGAGCGTCTTGGTGGTCAGATTTTTCTCGTACTGGCAGTGGGCCAGAAACTTCGCAGTCGCCTCGGCAACGGTCATCCGTCCTCATTAGTCAGACATCAGGGGACTTGGGCGCGGCAGATAGCACGACTTTTCAGGAGTATGCCGTCCGCGCCTGTGTGCTACGTCCACACTGTAGTCTCTTTCTTACCCTCCCGCTGCACATCGTCAGGAATGCGCCACTCATAAAGAACAGGACTCTCCCCGCGCGAAGACGGCGGTTACCCGCCGGCTAGGTGCAGCCGCACAGCACCTCATCGAGCCTCAGTGGGGCACGATCGCCCCGGACGGGACAAAAATATCGCACGATGGTAAGGGGGTCGCACGCGCAAAGTGGCGCTACGCCTCACATGCAGGCGTCGGCTGCACGAGGCACGGCCGTTGCGCACCGTTTGCCTTCAGCCCGCCTAGAGTCCTCCTCCCGACTCGCTGAGGCGCACGACCCCTCCGTCCGGAAACCACGCTCCTCGATCCGCGACGCCGGCCGCGACCTCCACGGTCATAGATCATACAGTCGTCTCTCATGCAGAACCGCGGGCGGGTGTCCGCGGCACACGCCTTTCACGGCGGCCGGAGCACCTGGATGAGTGAGCAGACAGCGGCGGGGAAGGGGTCGGAGGCCGATCCACGGTTCGCGCCGCCGCAGGTTTCGCTGCCGAAGGGCGGCGGTGCCATCCGCGGAATCGGCGAAAAGTTCGCGGCCAACCCGGTGACGGGCACCGGTTCGCTCTCCGTGCCTATCGCCGTGCCGCCCGGGCGCTCCGGCTTCGCCCCACAGCTTTCCCTCTCCTACGACTCCGGTTCGGGGAACGGGCCGTTCGGGCTCGGTTGGAGCCTCTCCCTCGCATCCATCACCCGCAAGACCGACAAGGGCGTTCCCCGCTACGAGGATGCGGACGAATCCGACGTGTTCCTCCTGTCAGGTGCCGAAGACCTGGTGCCAGTGCTGGAGGAGCAGGCCGGGGTGTGGGGGCGCGTAGCGATCGACCGCACGGTGGACGGCGTCGCGTACCGCGTCCATCCCTATCGTCCGCGCACAGAGGGACTGTTCGCCCGAATCGAGCGCTGGACCGCGCTGGGTACGGGTGACACGTACTGGCGCTCCATCACTCGCGACAACGTTACCACGGTGTACGGACGCGACAACCTGTCGCGCGTCTTCGACCCGGCAGATCTCCAACCGCAGCACCCGACCCGCGTGTTCCAGTGGCTGGCGTGCGAGAGCCACGACGGGCGCGGCAACTCTATCGTCTATGATTACCGCGCCGAGAACTCCGACGGCGTGGCAGTCGAACAAGCGCACGAGAGGAACCGCACCGCCGCGTCCCGCGGCACCAACCGCTACATCAAGCGCATCCGCTACGGCAACCGCGTTTCCAAGCTCGCCTCCCCCCGGCCGCCCGACCCGTCGCAGCCCACGTGGCGCTTCGAGGTGGTGTTCGACTACGGCGAGCACGACACGCTGGCACCCACACCGGGCGACGCGGGCGAATGGCTGTGTAGACGCGACCCGCACTCGTACTCGAGGGCGGGGTTCGAGGTGCGCGGCTACCGCCTGTGCCAGCGGGTGCTGGTCTTCCACCACTTCCCGCACGCGGCGGGGGTGGGCGTCGACTGCCTGGTGCGCTCGACCGACCTGGCCTATCACGATGTAGGGCCTGCCGCCGGCGACCGCGGCCGGGGGCGTCCGGAAGGATCGTTCATCACCTCCGTCGCGCAGTGCGGCTATCGGCGCAAGGGCGGGGGATACCTCAGGCGTTCGCTCCCGCCGCTGGAGTTCACCTATAGCGTAGCGGAGATCGACGAAGAGGTGCGCGAGCTGGACCGCGCCAGCCTGGAGAACCTGCCGCGCGGTGTGGACGGCGCCGCCTGGCAGTGGGCGGACCTGGACGGCGAGGGGCTGTCGGGGATCCTGGCCTCGCAGGCGGACGCGTGGCTCTACAAGCGCAACCTGGGGGGTGGCCGCTTCGGGCCCGCCGAGACGGTTGCGACGCTCCCAGTGCCCGCGGCGCTAGGCGTAGGGCCACAGCTTCTGGATCTGGCGGGCGACGGGCGGCTGGACCTTGCCGACTTCGGCGGCCCCACCCCAGGGTTCTGGGAGCGCACGGACGACGGAGGATGGGAGCCGTTCCGCGCCTTCGTGGCAGTGCCGAAACTGTCCTGGGGCGATCCGAACCTGAGGTTCGTGGACCTGGACGGCGACGGGCACGCCGACGTGCTGGTGACGGAGGGTGACTCGTTGGTGTGGTATCCGTCGCGCGCCGAGGACGGTTTCGGGGCGCCGCGGCGCGTGCGCCTGCCGGTGGACGATGAGGAGCGCGGCCCGCGGCTGGTGTTCGCCGACGGCACCGGCTCGGTGTACCTGGCCGACATGAGTGGGGACGGGCTGACGGACTTGGTGCGCGTGCGCAACGGCGAAGTGTGCTACTGGCCCAGCATGGGGCACGGGCGGTTCGGCGCGCGGGTGACGATGGACGGCTCGCCCTGGTTTGACGCGCCTGACCACTTCGACGCGCGGCGGCTACGCGTGGCCGACCTAGACGGCTCGGGGAGCACCGACCTGGTCTACTTGGGGGGCAACGGCGTGCGCCTCTGGTTCAATCTCTCCGGCAATCGCTGGAGCGAGGCGCGGCCGCTCCCGTTCCCCCGCGTGGACGATGTCTCCACCGTGGCCTTGGTGGACCTTCTGGGGACGGGCACGGCGTGCCTGGTGTGGTCTTCGCCGCTCCCTGGCGACACGGGGCGGCCGCTGCGCTATGTGGAGCTGATGGCCGAGAAGCCGCACCTGCTCACCGGCGTGCGCAACAACCTGGGCGCCGAGACGGTGGTGCGGTACGCGCCGTCCACCCGCTTCTACCTGGCCGACCGCTTGGCGGGGCGGCCCTGGGTCACGCGGCTGCCATTCCCCGTGCACGTGGTGGAGCGGGTGGAGGCGTACGACCAAGTGAGCCGCAACCGTTTCATAACCCGCTACGCCTACCACCACGGCTTCTTCGACGGCACCGAGCGGGAGTTCCGCGGCTTCGGCATGGTGGAGCAGTGGGACACCGAGGAGATCGGTGCCCTCTCCGGCGGTGTCTTTCCCGCGGGCGCCAACGTGGACGACGCCTCGTACGTGCCGCCGGTGCTCACCCGCACATGGTTCCACACCGGGGCCTTCTTCGAGGCCGGCAGCATCGCGCGGCGCTTCGCCGCCGAGTACTGGCGCGAGGGCGTCGCGAGCCTGGACGACGCAGGGCTCTCCGACGCCGGCGCGGCCGCGCTCCTCCTTCCTGACACGGTGCTGCCGGCCACGCTGCTGCGCACAGACGGAACGCGCGTGGCCCGCACGCTGACAGGTGACGAGGCGCGCGAGGCGTGCCGCGCGCTGCGCGGCTCCGTGTTACGCCAGGAAGTGTACGCGCTCGACCGCGGCCGGGCTGAGGATCGGCCGTACACCGTCTCGGAGCGTGGCTACGCGGTGGAGCTGCTGCAACCGCGCGAGCGGAACCCGCACGCGGTCTTCCTCGCCCACGCCGCCGAGACGGTCGATCTCCACTACGAGCGCGCGCTGTACACCGTGAACGGCGCCCGCCGCGCCGACCCGCGGGTGAGCCACGCGCTGACGCTGGAGGTGGACGAGTGCGGCAACGTGGTGCGCTCGGCCCAGGCGGTGTACGGCCGGCGCTTTCCCGATCCCGCGCTGGACGAGAAGGACCAGGCGAAGCAGGCGGCCCTCCACCTCACCCTCACCGAGAGTGTCTTCACCAACCCTGTCGGCGGTCCTCTTCTCCCCGACGACCATCGCGCGCCCATGCCGTGGGAGACGCGCACGTACGAGCTGCTGGGCGTCGCACCCACCGCCGCGCCCGCCGGGGCTGCCCCTCTCAAGACCCTGCTTTTCACTCTCGCCGAGCTGCGGGGCGCGGCGACCACGGTCGCGGACGGCGCCCACG is part of the Longimicrobiaceae bacterium genome and encodes:
- a CDS encoding SpvB/TcaC N-terminal domain-containing protein, whose translation is MSEQTAAGKGSEADPRFAPPQVSLPKGGGAIRGIGEKFAANPVTGTGSLSVPIAVPPGRSGFAPQLSLSYDSGSGNGPFGLGWSLSLASITRKTDKGVPRYEDADESDVFLLSGAEDLVPVLEEQAGVWGRVAIDRTVDGVAYRVHPYRPRTEGLFARIERWTALGTGDTYWRSITRDNVTTVYGRDNLSRVFDPADLQPQHPTRVFQWLACESHDGRGNSIVYDYRAENSDGVAVEQAHERNRTAASRGTNRYIKRIRYGNRVSKLASPRPPDPSQPTWRFEVVFDYGEHDTLAPTPGDAGEWLCRRDPHSYSRAGFEVRGYRLCQRVLVFHHFPHAAGVGVDCLVRSTDLAYHDVGPAAGDRGRGRPEGSFITSVAQCGYRRKGGGYLRRSLPPLEFTYSVAEIDEEVRELDRASLENLPRGVDGAAWQWADLDGEGLSGILASQADAWLYKRNLGGGRFGPAETVATLPVPAALGVGPQLLDLAGDGRLDLADFGGPTPGFWERTDDGGWEPFRAFVAVPKLSWGDPNLRFVDLDGDGHADVLVTEGDSLVWYPSRAEDGFGAPRRVRLPVDDEERGPRLVFADGTGSVYLADMSGDGLTDLVRVRNGEVCYWPSMGHGRFGARVTMDGSPWFDAPDHFDARRLRVADLDGSGSTDLVYLGGNGVRLWFNLSGNRWSEARPLPFPRVDDVSTVALVDLLGTGTACLVWSSPLPGDTGRPLRYVELMAEKPHLLTGVRNNLGAETVVRYAPSTRFYLADRLAGRPWVTRLPFPVHVVERVEAYDQVSRNRFITRYAYHHGFFDGTEREFRGFGMVEQWDTEEIGALSGGVFPAGANVDDASYVPPVLTRTWFHTGAFFEAGSIARRFAAEYWREGVASLDDAGLSDAGAAALLLPDTVLPATLLRTDGTRVARTLTGDEAREACRALRGSVLRQEVYALDRGRAEDRPYTVSERGYAVELLQPRERNPHAVFLAHAAETVDLHYERALYTVNGARRADPRVSHALTLEVDECGNVVRSAQAVYGRRFPDPALDEKDQAKQAALHLTLTESVFTNPVGGPLLPDDHRAPMPWETRTYELLGVAPTAAPAGAAPLKTLLFTLAELRGAATTVADGAHEVPYEDPAALSVATGARCRRLIEHVRTLYRADDLSAALAPGVAQARGLPFESYKLAFTPGLLASVFHRTRAGVDEDLLPIPAAVLGGEGGYVQGAHGGWWIPSGQVRYSPGDGDTAAQELAHALEHCFLPHRFVDPFGGRTHVVYDAYDLLVTETRDAVGNTVTAENDYRVLQPALVMDPNGNRTAAAFDALGMVVATAVMGKAAGPAEGDFLDGFDPDPPQGAPLQYPFADPHALLGRATTRLVYDLFAYLNTPANQSPRPAAVCTLARETHVAELAPGEVAKVQQGFAFSDGFGREIQKKMQAEPGPLVDGGPNVATRWVGSGWTVFNNKGKPVRKYEPFFSAAAEFEFAVTAGVSSVLFYDPLERVVATLHPNHTWEKVVVDPWRQVSWDVNDTVALDPQTDADVGDFFKRLRSSTKSLDTWYVARKDGALGPWEADAARKAFVHASTPTVAHFDTLGRTFLTVAHNRFVYSDAPAVFKVETHETRVATDIEGNEREVNDALRRAVMRYDYDMLGNRVRQASMEAGTRWVLN